A window of the Streptomyces sp. Ag109_O5-10 genome harbors these coding sequences:
- a CDS encoding DUF6531 domain-containing protein, with protein sequence MAGYRPADWHPLDLDRDPTPGAPQRVRTLAAQLHTFADDVSEALRLVKGMAGEDTLLQWAGKSAEVFKEQFKDVPKNLKKLKKSYEMCGDALADYWPKLERAQALADRALVKAKEAQSDLSSAKSRLSSADSWVTRATKEADKYKDDPTGSKSDADKPDEGKVRAATRDVQSAKSAHTQAQSDVTSAQNALDAAKKMAEDARKMRDDAAGEAKRKIDEASDAGIPNRHWWQDVGHWFEDNWDTIVTVCKVVVAVVGIIAMIIGGPILGAIVLVAALVVLADTLYKYSKGQASLWDVAFAALDCIPGGKGITSLGKIAKGLKEMKNLRGGMKAMSLAVRGLGKNARGMLEDGAKGAYNRLKSAIRSKGSDPIDWATGTMFLPETDVTLPGSLPLVFTRRAASDYRCGWWFGPSWASTIDQRLEVDEDGIVFVTEDGLLLGFPHPVAPHAPVLPAAGPRLRLTRLDDGGYRVEDPQTGVARRFGQPRDGIALLQRISDRNGDAVDVDHADDGTPLALRHSGGYHLRLTVDEGRVTALHLVGAGQDGTDALLRTYSYTDGCLTAVANASGRAMRLTYDDRHRITSWTDRNGRGYAYTYDAADRCVAEGGEAGHLTLTLEYDGTDPAWPGARITTVTTAEGAVSTYVVDDGCRVVAEVDPLGGTTRSTWDEHHRLRSWTDESGHTTVRAYDGDGRLLSAVRPDGTTVRLAYGEAGGPVELTRPDGQVTRRAYDSRGNCVEITAPGGATRHYTYDDAGHLSSVTDPTRLVTRVRCDAAGRAEHVTDPLGGVTRFVHDAFGRVTAVTDPLGRTTRMEWGADGELLRRTAPDGAAEEWTYDGEGNRTSHTDAAGAVTRFEYTHFNLLAAHLARRCPPRLRLRRLAAADRREPPGRTALDLRVRPRGTARRRDRLRRPHPELRP encoded by the coding sequence ATGGCGGGGTACCGACCGGCGGACTGGCATCCACTCGACCTCGACAGGGACCCGACACCCGGTGCCCCGCAGCGCGTCCGCACCCTCGCCGCACAGCTGCACACCTTCGCCGACGACGTCTCCGAAGCGCTGCGTCTGGTCAAGGGCATGGCCGGTGAGGACACGCTCCTGCAGTGGGCGGGCAAGTCGGCGGAGGTGTTCAAGGAGCAGTTCAAGGACGTTCCGAAGAACCTGAAGAAGCTGAAGAAGTCGTACGAGATGTGCGGCGATGCGCTTGCGGACTACTGGCCGAAGCTGGAGCGGGCGCAGGCGCTTGCCGACAGGGCCCTGGTCAAGGCGAAGGAGGCGCAGTCGGACCTGTCGTCGGCCAAGTCCCGTCTGTCGTCGGCCGATTCGTGGGTGACCCGGGCCACGAAGGAAGCCGACAAGTACAAGGACGATCCCACCGGCAGCAAGTCGGACGCCGACAAGCCGGACGAGGGCAAGGTGCGGGCCGCCACCCGGGACGTGCAGAGCGCCAAGTCCGCCCATACTCAGGCCCAGTCGGACGTCACCAGCGCGCAGAACGCCCTGGACGCCGCGAAGAAGATGGCCGAGGACGCGCGGAAGATGCGTGACGACGCGGCGGGTGAGGCGAAGCGGAAGATCGACGAGGCCTCGGACGCGGGGATACCGAACCGGCACTGGTGGCAGGACGTGGGGCACTGGTTCGAGGACAACTGGGACACCATCGTCACCGTCTGCAAGGTGGTTGTGGCGGTCGTCGGGATCATCGCGATGATCATCGGCGGGCCCATCCTCGGTGCCATCGTGCTGGTGGCCGCGCTCGTGGTGCTCGCGGACACGCTCTACAAATACTCCAAGGGCCAAGCCTCGCTGTGGGACGTCGCGTTCGCCGCGCTGGACTGCATACCCGGCGGCAAGGGCATCACCAGCCTCGGCAAGATCGCCAAGGGGCTGAAGGAGATGAAGAACCTCCGCGGCGGCATGAAGGCCATGAGCCTCGCCGTCCGCGGCCTGGGCAAGAACGCCCGCGGCATGCTGGAGGACGGTGCCAAGGGCGCCTACAACCGGCTGAAGAGCGCGATCCGTTCGAAGGGCAGCGACCCGATCGACTGGGCCACCGGCACGATGTTCCTGCCGGAGACCGATGTCACGCTGCCCGGCAGCCTGCCGCTCGTCTTCACCCGTCGGGCCGCCTCGGACTACCGCTGCGGCTGGTGGTTCGGCCCGAGCTGGGCCTCCACCATCGATCAGCGGCTCGAAGTCGACGAGGACGGGATCGTGTTCGTCACCGAGGACGGACTGCTCCTCGGCTTCCCGCACCCGGTGGCGCCACACGCCCCGGTGCTGCCCGCGGCCGGTCCCCGGCTCCGGCTGACCCGGCTCGACGACGGCGGCTACCGCGTCGAGGATCCGCAGACCGGCGTGGCCCGCCGCTTCGGCCAGCCCAGGGACGGCATCGCCCTCCTGCAGCGGATCTCCGACCGCAACGGCGACGCCGTCGACGTCGACCACGCGGACGACGGCACCCCGCTCGCCCTGCGGCACTCCGGCGGCTACCACCTCCGGCTCACGGTCGACGAAGGGCGCGTCACCGCCCTGCACCTGGTCGGCGCGGGCCAGGACGGCACGGACGCCCTGCTGCGCACGTACTCCTACACGGACGGCTGTCTCACGGCGGTCGCCAACGCCTCGGGCCGGGCCATGCGGCTGACCTACGACGACCGGCACCGCATCACCTCCTGGACCGACCGCAACGGACGCGGCTACGCCTACACGTACGACGCGGCCGACCGCTGTGTGGCGGAGGGCGGCGAGGCCGGCCACCTCACCCTGACCCTGGAGTACGACGGCACCGACCCGGCCTGGCCCGGCGCCCGGATCACCACCGTGACCACCGCCGAGGGCGCCGTCAGCACGTACGTGGTCGACGACGGCTGCCGGGTCGTCGCGGAGGTCGACCCGCTCGGCGGGACCACCCGCAGCACCTGGGACGAGCACCACCGGCTCCGCTCCTGGACCGACGAGTCGGGGCACACCACCGTGCGTGCCTACGACGGCGACGGCCGCCTGCTGAGCGCCGTCCGCCCGGACGGCACGACGGTCCGCCTCGCGTACGGCGAGGCGGGCGGGCCCGTCGAGCTGACCCGCCCGGACGGGCAGGTGACGCGTCGCGCGTACGACTCCCGGGGCAATTGCGTCGAGATCACCGCGCCCGGAGGCGCCACCCGGCATTACACCTACGACGACGCGGGACACCTGTCCTCGGTCACCGACCCGACGAGGCTGGTGACCCGGGTCCGGTGCGACGCGGCCGGACGTGCCGAGCACGTCACCGACCCGCTGGGCGGGGTCACGCGGTTCGTCCACGACGCCTTCGGCCGCGTCACCGCGGTCACCGATCCCCTCGGGCGCACGACCCGGATGGAATGGGGCGCGGACGGCGAACTGCTGCGCCGGACCGCCCCGGACGGCGCGGCCGAGGAGTGGACCTATGACGGTGAGGGCAACCGGACCAGCCACACCGACGCCGCCGGCGCGGTGACCCGGTTCGAGTACACCCACTTCAACCTGCTGGCGGCGCACCTCGCCCGACGGTGTCCGCCACGTCTTCGACTACGACGCCTCGCTGCGGCTGACCGGCGTGAGCCGCCCGGACGGACGGCGCTGGACCTACGCGTACGACCTCGCGGGACGGCTCGTCGCCGAGACCGACTTCGACGGCCGCACCCAGAGCTACGGCCATGA
- a CDS encoding helix-turn-helix transcriptional regulator — MDRPELADFLRRARSRLDPSDVGLPPGARRRTPGLRREEVASLAGMSADYYTRLEQSRGPHPSRQMLTALARALRLTDDERDHLFHLAGEEPPRREATGTHVAPGLLLVLDRLHDTPALVTTDCGEVLAQNAMSRALSGDVLARPARDRNLLRRYFLDPTAHDLFPPEDRPAHAREHVANLRAVAAARPADPVPAALVAELLAGSEEFARMWSEHEVAVRRATTKRFLHPAVGLLELDCEVLLNTATHQHLVIHTARPGTESYERLQLLRVVGLQDMAPSHT, encoded by the coding sequence ATGGACCGTCCCGAACTCGCCGACTTCCTGCGCCGCGCCCGCAGCCGCCTGGACCCCTCCGACGTGGGCCTGCCGCCGGGCGCCCGGCGGCGCACCCCGGGGCTGCGGCGCGAGGAGGTGGCCTCGCTGGCCGGCATGTCCGCCGACTACTACACACGCCTCGAACAGTCCCGGGGCCCGCACCCGTCCCGCCAGATGCTGACGGCGCTGGCCCGCGCGCTGCGCCTGACGGACGACGAGCGGGACCACCTGTTCCACCTGGCCGGCGAGGAACCCCCGCGCCGGGAGGCGACCGGCACCCACGTCGCCCCGGGGCTGCTGCTGGTCCTGGACCGGCTGCACGACACCCCGGCGCTGGTGACGACCGACTGCGGCGAGGTCCTCGCCCAGAACGCCATGTCACGGGCGCTGAGCGGCGACGTCCTGGCCCGCCCCGCGCGCGACCGCAACCTGCTCCGCCGCTACTTCCTGGACCCGACGGCCCACGACCTGTTCCCGCCCGAGGACCGCCCGGCCCACGCCCGCGAGCACGTGGCCAACCTCCGCGCGGTGGCCGCGGCCCGCCCCGCCGACCCGGTCCCGGCCGCCCTCGTCGCCGAACTCCTCGCCGGCAGCGAGGAGTTCGCCCGCATGTGGTCCGAACACGAGGTGGCGGTACGGCGCGCGACCACCAAGCGCTTCCTGCACCCCGCGGTCGGCCTCCTGGAGCTGGACTGCGAGGTCCTCCTCAACACCGCCACCCACCAGCACCTCGTCATCCACACGGCCCGCCCGGGCACGGAGTCCTACGAACGCCTGCAGCTGCTGCGGGTGGTGGGCCTGCAGGACATGGCCCCCAGCCACACCTGA
- a CDS encoding NAD(P)-dependent oxidoreductase, which translates to MITLVTGTTGQVGRRFVPRLIQQAEVGERVRVLVRDAARGEPFAELGAEVVVGDLRDEEVLGKAVAGADAVVNVAAAFRGVPDDEARAVNRDAAIALGRAAVSAGVRRFVQVSTGLVYGTGRGRPLTEDDESRPGGSMWGAYPESKAAAERELLALEGGMEVRVGRLPFVYGEGDPHLADVMRWAADWAPVQRLHMGHHADVGQGLLRLLYAPAVNGPVYNIADDSPVTAVDLHQINGVELPEDMGTRGDPDPWLGIMSTGKIRRDLGFRPIYPSVWTARDAGAL; encoded by the coding sequence ATGATCACTCTCGTCACCGGTACGACCGGACAGGTCGGGCGGCGGTTCGTGCCGCGGCTGATCCAGCAGGCCGAGGTCGGTGAGCGGGTAAGGGTCCTGGTGCGGGACGCGGCCCGCGGGGAGCCGTTCGCGGAGCTGGGCGCCGAGGTCGTCGTCGGCGACCTGCGCGACGAGGAGGTGCTCGGCAAGGCCGTCGCCGGGGCGGACGCCGTCGTGAACGTCGCCGCCGCCTTCCGCGGGGTGCCGGACGACGAGGCCCGCGCCGTCAACCGGGACGCGGCCATCGCCCTGGGCAGGGCCGCGGTCTCGGCCGGCGTACGGCGGTTCGTGCAGGTCAGCACCGGGCTCGTGTACGGCACGGGGCGGGGCCGCCCGCTGACCGAGGACGACGAGAGCCGGCCCGGCGGGTCCATGTGGGGCGCCTACCCCGAGTCCAAGGCGGCCGCCGAACGGGAGCTGCTCGCGCTGGAGGGTGGCATGGAGGTGCGCGTCGGGCGGCTGCCCTTCGTCTACGGCGAGGGCGACCCGCACCTCGCCGACGTCATGCGCTGGGCCGCGGACTGGGCACCGGTGCAGCGGCTGCACATGGGGCACCACGCCGACGTCGGGCAGGGGCTGCTGCGTCTCCTGTACGCGCCGGCGGTGAACGGGCCGGTGTACAACATCGCCGACGACTCGCCCGTCACGGCCGTGGACCTGCACCAGATCAACGGCGTCGAGCTGCCCGAGGACATGGGCACCCGCGGCGACCCCGACCCCTGGCTCGGGATCATGTCCACCGGGAAGATCCGCCGGGACCTCGGCTTCCGGCCGATCTATCCGAGCGTCTGGACGGCCCGGGACGCCGGGGCGCTGTAG
- a CDS encoding MFS transporter produces the protein MTTAREPAEPAAALAEPVERVGRGWTSTLSLANGAIWVGWYGPLQILLASQAKDFAPGSGMSKETMLAWVTGVGAVVSLAANPVFGALSDRTTSRWGRRTPWIVAGTAGGALSLLVLAGAGGMGTMMLGWCLVQLTLNAAFAAVTAAVPDRVPRLQRGSVGGWLGAAQILGVVGGTGLATAAGGIGAGYLACAVFTALGVLPYVLCHPDLRLAPEDRPPWSWRGFLAGFRLSPRRHPDLGWAWLTRFLINLSNALVLLYLLYYLRDRLHYSDPGQGVLILTAVNGLTLMATVVAGGVWSDRVGRRKPFVIWSGMLMAVATALLAVWQTWPGAIVAAAVLGVGFGVFTSVDFALMTDVLPKALDRGKDLGVINVANALPQVAAPALAAPIVTYLGGYRALYLVSAVIGLAGAWLVGRIRGVD, from the coding sequence ATGACGACGGCCCGCGAGCCGGCTGAGCCGGCCGCCGCGCTGGCGGAGCCGGTCGAGCGGGTCGGCCGGGGCTGGACGTCGACGCTCTCGCTGGCCAACGGGGCGATCTGGGTGGGCTGGTACGGCCCGCTGCAGATCCTGCTCGCCTCCCAGGCCAAGGACTTCGCGCCCGGCTCCGGGATGTCGAAGGAGACGATGCTGGCGTGGGTGACCGGCGTCGGCGCGGTGGTGTCGCTGGCCGCCAACCCGGTCTTCGGCGCGCTGTCGGACCGTACGACGTCCCGCTGGGGCCGCCGTACCCCGTGGATCGTCGCCGGTACGGCGGGCGGGGCGCTGTCCCTGCTGGTCCTCGCGGGCGCCGGCGGCATGGGGACGATGATGCTGGGCTGGTGCCTGGTCCAGCTCACCCTGAACGCGGCGTTCGCCGCGGTCACGGCGGCGGTCCCGGACCGGGTGCCGCGGCTCCAGCGGGGCTCGGTGGGCGGCTGGCTGGGGGCCGCGCAGATCCTCGGTGTGGTCGGCGGCACCGGGCTCGCGACGGCCGCCGGGGGCATCGGGGCGGGCTACCTGGCGTGCGCGGTGTTCACGGCGCTGGGCGTGCTGCCGTACGTGCTGTGCCACCCGGACCTGCGGCTGGCGCCCGAGGACCGGCCGCCCTGGTCCTGGCGGGGCTTCCTGGCCGGTTTCCGGCTGAGCCCCCGCCGCCACCCGGACCTGGGCTGGGCCTGGCTGACCCGCTTCCTGATCAACCTCAGCAACGCGCTGGTGCTGCTCTACCTGCTCTACTACCTGCGCGACCGCCTGCACTACTCCGACCCCGGCCAGGGCGTGCTGATCCTGACCGCCGTCAACGGGCTGACGCTGATGGCGACGGTCGTGGCCGGCGGGGTCTGGTCGGACCGGGTGGGCCGCCGCAAGCCGTTCGTCATCTGGTCGGGGATGCTGATGGCGGTGGCGACGGCCCTGCTGGCGGTCTGGCAGACCTGGCCCGGGGCGATCGTGGCCGCGGCGGTGCTGGGCGTCGGCTTCGGGGTGTTCACCTCCGTGGACTTCGCGCTGATGACCGACGTCCTGCCGAAGGCCCTGGACCGCGGCAAGGACCTCGGCGTCATCAACGTCGCCAACGCCCTGCCCCAGGTCGCCGCCCCCGCCCTCGCCGCCCCGATCGTCACCTACCTCGGCGGCTACCGCGCCCTGTACCTGGTCTCGGCGGTGATCGGTCTGGCGGGGGCATGGCTGGTTGGGCGGATCAGAGGGGTCGACTGA
- a CDS encoding GH1 family beta-glucosidase, which translates to MIPAMATDAVHQIHPFPRFADGFLWGVSTSAHQIEGAADLREPSVWDVFEAEPGRIKDGSTAATACDHYYRHREDVALLAGLGVDAYRFSVSWPRVRSAGGLDFYDRLVDELCAAGVRPVPTLFHWDLPVALQEKGGWLDRDTAAHFADHVSTVADRLGDRVKKWITLNEPAEQTLFGYALGAHAPGQQLMFDALPVAHHQLLAHGLAVRALRAAGAGDIGIANSHGPTWPASQEQPDLEAAAFYDLLLNRLFAEPVLLGEYPDGMGDLMPGDVAADLKVIAEPLDWYGINYYAPTKVGAPQGTEIEFGGLTLPAELPFSVQDIEGVPVTDFGWPVVPEGLTELLTGFRDRYGDRLPPVVITENGCSYEGLDDQDRIAYLDGHVRALHRAVEAGVDVRGYFVWSLLDNFEWAEGYARRFGLVHVDYATQVRTPKSSYAWYRDLLRAQR; encoded by the coding sequence ATGATCCCGGCCATGGCGACAGACGCGGTCCACCAGATCCATCCCTTCCCCCGGTTCGCCGACGGCTTCCTCTGGGGCGTCTCGACCTCGGCCCATCAGATCGAGGGCGCGGCCGACCTGCGGGAGCCGTCCGTGTGGGACGTGTTCGAGGCGGAGCCGGGCCGGATCAAGGACGGCTCCACGGCGGCGACGGCCTGCGACCACTATTACCGCCACCGCGAGGACGTGGCGCTCCTGGCCGGGCTGGGCGTGGACGCCTACCGCTTCTCCGTCTCCTGGCCGCGGGTGCGCTCGGCGGGCGGCCTGGACTTCTACGACCGGCTGGTGGACGAGCTGTGCGCGGCCGGCGTCCGCCCGGTCCCGACGCTCTTCCACTGGGACCTGCCGGTGGCCCTTCAGGAGAAGGGCGGCTGGCTGGACCGGGACACGGCGGCGCACTTCGCCGACCACGTCTCGACGGTCGCGGACCGGCTCGGCGACCGCGTGAAGAAGTGGATCACCCTCAACGAGCCCGCCGAGCAGACCCTGTTCGGCTACGCCCTGGGCGCCCACGCCCCCGGGCAGCAGCTGATGTTCGACGCCCTCCCGGTCGCCCACCACCAACTCCTCGCGCACGGCCTGGCGGTACGGGCGCTGCGCGCGGCCGGCGCCGGCGACATCGGCATCGCCAACTCGCACGGCCCGACCTGGCCGGCCTCCCAGGAGCAGCCGGACCTGGAGGCGGCCGCCTTCTACGACCTCCTCCTCAACCGCCTGTTCGCCGAGCCGGTCCTGCTCGGCGAGTACCCGGACGGCATGGGCGACCTGATGCCCGGCGACGTCGCCGCCGACCTGAAGGTGATCGCCGAACCCCTCGACTGGTACGGGATCAACTACTACGCCCCCACCAAGGTCGGCGCCCCGCAGGGCACCGAGATCGAGTTCGGCGGACTCACCCTCCCCGCCGAACTCCCCTTCTCCGTCCAGGACATCGAGGGCGTCCCGGTGACGGACTTCGGCTGGCCGGTCGTCCCCGAGGGCCTCACCGAACTCCTCACCGGCTTCCGCGACCGCTACGGCGACCGCCTCCCGCCGGTCGTCATCACCGAGAACGGCTGCTCCTACGAGGGCCTCGACGACCAGGACCGCATCGCCTACCTCGACGGCCACGTCCGGGCCCTGCACCGGGCGGTCGAGGCCGGCGTGGACGTGCGCGGCTACTTCGTCTGGTCGCTCCTCGACAACTTCGAGTGGGCCGAGGGGTACGCGCGCCGCTTCGGCCTGGTCCACGTCGACTACGCGACGCAGGTGCGGACGCCGAAGTCGTCGTACGCCTGGTACCGGGACCTCCTGCGGGCGCAGAGATGA
- a CDS encoding protealysin inhibitor emfourin, which translates to MRIQVRRTGGFAGIERRAEVDTSGRPDAPEWQALAERALAAGRGAPPPGVPDGFAYEITVDGRTVYAADPRLSEEQRELISRVLKEGA; encoded by the coding sequence ATGCGTATTCAGGTGAGGCGCACGGGCGGGTTCGCGGGCATCGAGCGCCGGGCCGAGGTGGACACCTCGGGCCGGCCCGACGCCCCCGAGTGGCAGGCCCTGGCCGAGCGCGCGCTCGCGGCCGGCCGGGGCGCCCCGCCGCCCGGCGTGCCGGACGGGTTCGCGTACGAGATCACGGTGGACGGACGGACGGTGTACGCGGCCGACCCGCGGCTGTCGGAGGAGCAACGCGAGCTGATCTCACGGGTGTTGAAGGAGGGGGCGTGA
- a CDS encoding M4 family metallopeptidase yields MTTNGGSEPVIRRTPVFCGIVPPHILDHLAQHEDQALSDAALRTLQHDSAARTRRRVTAVRTLAAAAAPAAADSTPHRTIYDAGHRTDLPGTEVRAEGTEPGQDATVNRAYAGLGATFDLYLKAYERDSIDGNGLPLNASVHYDVNYDNAFWNGDQMVFGDGDGEIFVDFTTSVDVIGHELTHGVTQYTANLEYYGQSGALNESVSDVFGSLIKQYSLGQTADQADWLIGEGLLAPGVHGVALRSMKAPGTAYDDPRLGKDPQPATMQHYVRTSRDNGGVHINSGIPNHAFYLLATALGGNAWERAGQIWYDVLTGGELRSDATFADFAKLTVAAARTRYQAGEESEAALKAWAQVGVQAS; encoded by the coding sequence ATGACGACCAACGGGGGCTCTGAGCCCGTCATCCGCCGCACGCCCGTCTTCTGCGGGATCGTGCCGCCGCACATCCTCGACCACCTCGCCCAGCACGAGGACCAGGCACTCTCCGACGCGGCGCTGCGCACCCTGCAGCACGACTCCGCGGCCCGCACCCGCCGCCGCGTGACGGCGGTCCGCACCCTGGCGGCCGCCGCCGCCCCGGCAGCGGCCGACAGCACACCCCACCGCACGATCTACGACGCCGGGCACCGCACCGACCTCCCCGGCACCGAGGTCCGCGCGGAGGGGACCGAGCCCGGCCAGGACGCGACCGTCAACCGCGCCTACGCCGGCCTCGGCGCCACCTTCGACCTGTACCTGAAGGCGTACGAGCGCGACTCCATCGATGGCAACGGGCTGCCGCTGAACGCGAGCGTCCACTACGACGTCAACTACGACAACGCCTTCTGGAACGGCGACCAGATGGTGTTCGGGGACGGCGACGGCGAGATCTTCGTCGACTTCACCACCTCCGTCGACGTCATCGGCCACGAACTCACGCACGGCGTCACCCAGTACACCGCCAACCTGGAGTACTACGGCCAGTCCGGCGCCCTGAACGAGTCGGTCTCCGACGTCTTCGGCTCGCTCATCAAGCAGTACTCCCTCGGCCAGACCGCCGACCAGGCCGACTGGCTGATCGGCGAGGGGCTGCTCGCCCCGGGCGTGCACGGCGTGGCGCTGCGCTCGATGAAGGCCCCGGGCACGGCGTACGACGACCCGCGCCTCGGCAAGGACCCGCAGCCGGCGACGATGCAGCACTACGTGAGGACCAGCCGGGACAACGGCGGTGTGCACATCAACTCCGGCATCCCCAATCACGCCTTCTACCTGCTCGCCACCGCCCTCGGCGGCAACGCCTGGGAGCGTGCCGGGCAGATCTGGTACGACGTCCTCACCGGCGGCGAACTGCGGTCGGACGCCACGTTCGCGGACTTCGCGAAGCTCACCGTCGCCGCGGCCAGGACCCGCTACCAGGCGGGCGAGGAGAGCGAGGCGGCCCTCAAGGCCTGGGCCCAGGTGGGCGTGCAGGCCTCCTGA
- the leuA gene encoding 2-isopropylmalate synthase, translated as MVNRQQPSSMPVHKYGTYDQVDIPDRTWPGKRITEAPRWLSTDLRDGNQALIDPMSPERKRRMFDQLVKMGYKEIEVGFPASGQTDFDFVRSIIEEEGAIPDDVTISVLTQAREDLIERTVESLKGARRATVHLYNATAPVFRRVVFRGSKDDIRQIAVDGTRLVMEYAEKLLGPETEFGYQYSPEIFTDTELDFALEVCEAVMDVYQPGPGREIILNLPATVERSTPSTHADRFEWMHRNLSRREHVVLSVHPHNDRGTAVAAAELALMAGADRVEGCLFGQGERTGNVDLVTLGMNLFSQGVDPQIDFSDIDEIRRVWEYCNQMEVHPRHPYVGDLVYTSFSGSHQDAIKKGFDAMEADAAAQGVTVDDIEWAVPYLPIDPKDVGRSYEAVIRVNSQSGKGGIAYVLKNDHKLDLPRRMQIEFSKLIQAKTDAEGGEVTGADIWAVFQDEYLPNPENPWGRIQVKTGQSTTDTDGVDTLTVEATVDGEDTVLTGSGNGPISAFFDALQGLGIDVRLLDYQEHTMSEGASAQAASYIECAIDGKILWGIGIDANTTRASLKAVVSAVNRATR; from the coding sequence ATGGTCAACCGTCAGCAGCCCAGTTCCATGCCGGTCCACAAGTACGGCACGTACGACCAGGTCGACATTCCCGACCGCACCTGGCCCGGGAAGCGGATCACCGAGGCCCCCCGCTGGCTCTCCACGGACCTGCGTGACGGCAACCAGGCCCTGATCGACCCGATGTCGCCCGAGCGCAAGCGCCGGATGTTCGACCAGCTGGTCAAGATGGGCTACAAGGAGATCGAGGTCGGCTTCCCCGCCTCCGGTCAGACCGACTTCGACTTCGTGCGCTCGATCATCGAGGAAGAGGGCGCGATCCCGGACGACGTGACGATCTCCGTACTGACCCAGGCCCGCGAGGACCTGATCGAGCGGACCGTGGAGTCGCTGAAGGGCGCCCGGCGGGCCACCGTCCACCTGTACAACGCGACCGCCCCCGTCTTCCGGCGCGTGGTGTTCCGCGGCTCCAAGGACGACATCAGGCAGATCGCCGTCGACGGCACGCGGCTGGTGATGGAGTACGCCGAGAAGCTGCTGGGCCCGGAGACGGAGTTCGGCTACCAGTACTCGCCGGAGATCTTCACCGACACCGAGCTGGACTTCGCGCTGGAGGTCTGCGAGGCGGTGATGGACGTCTACCAGCCCGGCCCGGGCCGCGAGATCATCCTCAACCTGCCCGCCACGGTGGAGCGTTCGACGCCGTCCACGCACGCGGACCGCTTCGAGTGGATGCACCGCAACCTGTCCCGCCGCGAGCACGTGGTGCTCTCCGTCCACCCGCACAACGACCGCGGCACCGCCGTCGCCGCCGCCGAACTGGCGCTGATGGCCGGCGCCGACCGCGTCGAGGGCTGCCTGTTCGGGCAGGGCGAGCGCACCGGCAACGTCGACCTGGTCACCCTGGGCATGAACCTGTTCTCGCAGGGCGTCGACCCGCAGATCGACTTCTCCGACATCGACGAGATCCGTCGCGTGTGGGAGTACTGCAACCAGATGGAGGTCCACCCGCGCCACCCGTACGTGGGCGACCTGGTCTACACGTCCTTCTCCGGCTCCCACCAGGACGCCATCAAGAAGGGCTTCGACGCCATGGAGGCCGACGCGGCCGCGCAGGGTGTCACCGTCGACGACATCGAGTGGGCGGTGCCGTACCTGCCGATCGACCCGAAGGACGTCGGCCGCTCCTACGAGGCCGTCATCCGGGTCAACTCGCAGTCCGGCAAGGGCGGTATCGCCTACGTCCTGAAGAACGACCACAAGCTGGACCTGCCGCGCCGGATGCAGATCGAGTTCTCCAAGCTCATCCAGGCCAAGACGGACGCCGAGGGCGGCGAGGTCACCGGCGCCGACATCTGGGCGGTCTTCCAGGACGAGTACCTGCCGAACCCGGAGAACCCCTGGGGCCGCATCCAGGTGAAGACGGGCCAGTCGACCACCGACACCGACGGCGTGGACACCCTCACCGTCGAGGCCACCGTCGACGGCGAGGACACCGTGCTGACCGGCTCCGGCAACGGCCCGATCTCCGCGTTCTTCGACGCGCTGCAGGGCCTGGGCATCGACGTACGTCTCCTGGACTACCAGGAGCACACGATGAGCGAGGGCGCCTCCGCGCAGGCCGCCTCCTACATCGAATGCGCGATCGACGGCAAGATCCTGTGGGGTATCGGCATCGACGCGAACACGACGCGTGCGTCGCTGAAGGCGGTCGTCTCCGCCGTCAACCGCGCCACGCGATAG